GACTCCCGAAATGCCGGCGCTCTTTCCGATTCCTGTCTCCGTCGAGACGAAGAAAATTCCAGAAGCCATACTGAAGGTTCTCGCAAGAACAAAACTTCCTCCCGCGATCGCGGTCACAGGTTGAAACGCCTCTTGAAGAGAGAGCCAGAGGAAATGCTGAAAGTTCATCAGAGAATTCTTAAATAGAAAAAAATAACCCGCGAAAAAAAGGAGAATCCCGATCGGAGCCAGATACGCAGAAATCTTACCGACCCTTCTCACTCCTCCCAAAACGATAAAGACAAGAATCACGGACAACAAAAAAGGAACCGTCATTCCAGTGACTTCGAAAGCCTTACTCGCGATGTGAGTCACATACAACATCGGAACCGCGCCACCCATAACAAGAACCGTAAAAAGTCCCGCAATGGAAAAACTCACTGCGAGCCAGCGTGCCTTGAGCGCCTTTTCGATAAAATACATCGGTCCGGAAAGATATCTTCCCGTCGCGGTTTTGGTCCGGAAACGGATCGCAAGCGTGGAAGATACAAAACGAAGAGGCATGATGAGAAAAGAGGAAATCCAAATCCAGAGAAGAACTCCTGGACCTCCGATCATAAGGGCGAGCGCCGAACCGATAATTGCACCCGGAAGGAGAGAAGATGCGGTGCCAGAAAAGAAGGCCTGTGAATGAACGAGTCTTCCTCTCGAACCTTTGTAGTCCATATTGCCCGAGAAGATTTTCACCGCAAGGAAAAGGAACCGAATCTGTGGAAACCGAAGACGAAGGGTCAGATAGATTCCGATAAAACTCAGAAAGTAAAAGAAAGGTTTGAGTAAATCCCAATCGAAAAATTGAAAAAAATGAAGTTGAAACATGGTCCCACCCGATATGAAAGAAAATCCGCTTTTTATGGAAGTCCTTGCTATAAATCCTGTAATTATGAGGGCTACCAGCAAAATTTTCGGGATCTCATTCCGTGTCTTACTTTTTTTCCCATTCGCTCTTTCTCTCTGGCTTTCTCCATCCTCTTTGGAAGCACAAAATTCTTATCCGAAAACAAAGGAATATGCAAACAAACCTCAGATCGAGTTGGAGAGCGAAGAAAAACTCTATTGGGAACTCGGACTCAGAGCCGGGTTCGGTTACAAGGGAGAAGACAGGCTCAATTCTTATCTGAGAGGATTTACGGATACCTATGATCCAAGAGTTCTTTCTAAAACCAAACTCGATCCTCCAAAATACGTTGCCCAAGGAGAAATTTTTCTCCGAAGGAAGATCGGCGCCGAGAGCAAGGTCGGATTTATCGGAGGTTATCGGGAATGGCAGAAATTCGGCCTAAAACAATTGTCTTCCGAGCCCTTTTATACGGATCTGAGTTTTAAACTTTCCAATCCTTATTTTCTCTTGATGTATTGGGAAGAATGGAACTACAAACGTTGGACCTTTGAAGGAGGTCTCGGCGTGGGAATGTCTCAAGTCTATTGGGATTCCACCGGATATGGAACTTCAGGAAAAGAATATTTCAAACAAGAAGGCTCTCTGACGGGAACGGGGATTGAATTTCGTGCGGAAGGCGCCTTGAGTCGGAAGGTCACGGATTCAACGAGTCTTCAACTCGGGTTGGCGCTCTCTTGGATCAATATTCCTTCGCTTACTGGGAACTTCAACGGAGAGACTGCGAGTTTTTATTTGAGAGAAGACGGACGTGTGACTCCTCTCACCGAATCTACGAACCAGACCGCAATTTTCGCGACTCATCAATTTTCGAGGAAGCTCGAGTTCCAGGCTTTGACAACGACCTTGTTTTTTGGTGTGGCTCAGAAATTTTAATCTTCTTGTGAGAGTTCCCACAGTGGGGACTTTATCGTGAATCGAATCTTCTGTGAGAGTTTCCACAGTGCGGGATTTTTTCGTGAAGCCAATCTTCTGTGAGAGTTCCCACAGTGTGGAACTTTTGTCGTGAAGCCAATCTTCTGTGAGAGTTCCCACAGTGCGGGACTTTTTCGTGAAGCCAATCTTCTTGTGAGAGTTCCCACGGTGCGGGACTTTTTCGTGAAGCCAATCTTCTTGTGAGAGTTCCCACAGTGAGAGATTTTTTCGCAATGCCAATCTTTTGTGAGAGTTCCCACAGTGCGGGACTTTTTCGTGAAGCCAATCTTCTTGTGAGAGTTCCCACAGTGAGAGATTTTTTCGTGAAGCCAATCTTTTGTGAGAGTTCCCACAGTGAGAGATTTTTTCGTGAAGCCAATCTTTTGTGAGAGTTCCCACAGTGAGAGATTTTTTCGTGAAGCCAATCTTTTGTGAGAGTTCCCACAGTGAGAGATTTTTTCGTGAAGCCAATCTTTTGTGAGAGTTCCCACAGTGAGAGATTTTTTCGTGAAGCCAATCTTTTGTGAGAGTTCCCACAGTGAGAGATTTTTTCGTGAAGCCAATCTTTTGTGAGAGTTCCCACACGCTCCAATTGTCTCACATTCAAAAAGTATGATTCTCCCTGAACGTCCGAATCAAAAAAAAAATTTCAAACGTCAAAAGAAGTTTTTTCCCGTTTATAACGGAGCGGTTTTTTCAAATATTTGATCAAGAGAACCTTGTTCCCCTTTTCATTGAATTTGATGATATCAAAAACCCTCCGAGTCATCACGATCCCTCGCCCGTGGGTCAAACTTGTCTCATTGAGTTTTTCTATGTCCAGGTTAAGAATTTTCTTATAATCGAAACCTTCCCCTTCGTCGGTGATGAGAAAACCGATTCTTCTTGCGTTTAAAGAATAGGAAACCTTTACCGTTCTGTAGTTATAAAACGGCTCTTTCTGACGTTCCTGAATAAATTCGAGATAACGTCCTTGCGCAAGAGCCTCTGTCTTTTCGTCGAAGCTGATCGCCAAATTACCATGTTCGATGGAATTGATGATGATTTCTCGGATACAAGTTCGAATCGCGATCACGATTTCGGTTCCGACAAAGGAAGAAAGATTCACCGTAAGAAGGCGACTCAAAAGGTCCGCGTTTCTCAGATAATTATTCAACGTAAAGTGCATGGATTCGCTGACGATAAATTTAGAAAGAATATCCTCGTTCAATTCATAAGCTTTTCCTAATATTCCTTTCTTTTCACCAAGATCAAGAAGTTGAAGACGAACCCGGATCTGCCTCGGTTCGAGAACGTATTTTTGACGGAATTCCACCGCAAACTCGGAGCTTTTCCCCCGTCGTAAAAGTTCGTCGATTTTTTCCTGCGCGAGAATTTTCGGAAAGGACGTCTCTACCCCGCTCTGAACATAGATCAAATCCAGAAAATCCCATCCGATCACTTCTTCCGGGTCGAAACCTAAAAGACGTCCCAAGGATTTATTGGCGTTTCGGATCTTTCCGTCCGTATCCATCGTAAACAAAAACTCCTCCGATTCCTCGAAAAGATTTCTAAATCTTTTTTCGGAATGTTCGGCGACAAGTTTTGTCGATTCCAATTCTTCAATTTTTGAGGAAAGGACCCGCGACAAAAGTTTCACTCGATCTGCAAGGCCCAGACCCATTAAAACGACATGAAAGATGGAAGCCAATTCAACGATCCAAAAACGGAAGTTCCAATTAGGCATCCATCCGTTCTGAGCAAATAAAGAAAGAATCGCTCCGGTTCCCAAAATTCCCCAGGCGGAAAGAAAATAAAAGGCGCTCCCTTGATTCCAGAAAACGCTTCGAACTCCGTTTACGAAAAGAAGAATCACACAAATACAAGAAAGGACCATCGCAAAAAAAATGCTGAATCGAGCCGGAATCCAAAGAGAAATCAGCGCAAACCCCAGAAAAAGAAACTGAGAAATTCTGAAAAAACGATACGAACTTTTGGAGCGATTCTTTAAGTCCAGATACGCGTTCGCAAACAAACACATCAGCGACAGACAAATCAAAAAAAAGAATGGAATACTCGGTCCGGTCCATCCGACCGCATTCGGCCAGAGAATTTGAAATCCGAAACCTTCCAGAACAAATTGAAAAAAGGAAAAACCCAGGATATAAATGGAAAAGAAAAAATAATTTCTCTCTTTCGTATAGATATATAGAAGAAAATTATAAAAAACAAGGATCAGCATCGAACCGAAAAAAAGGCCGAAGAAAAGTTGTTCATGTATTACTTTTTTATAATATAACAATGCACCGTAATATCGAAACGCAATCTGAACCCGGGACGCGGATCGTATTTTGATAAAAATGTCCTTCTTAGAATGAGGAAGGCCGACGGAAGGAAAAGCGGCAATTCGATTTTGAATCGGTCTTACCGTAAAAGGAAAGGAATTTCCCGCGCGGTAAAACGGGGATTCTCCTTTTTTCTCATCGTAATATTCGACAAGATCCACGTTCGGGAACGGATATTCCACGATCCATCGAATCGGGAGATTGGAAGAATTCTCCACTCGAATTCGAACCCACACGGATGCATTCGTATATCCGAATGAGCTAATATTCGAAACGGTAAATTTCCCTTTTCCCGCCAAATCTCGGATCTGCGAAAACGAGAGCCCGCCGTTCTCGTCCACAAAGTATTCCAGAGATTCTTCTCGATCGATCGGAGAATCTTTGAGATGAACTAGATCGATCCCGAAAACGGGAAAAGAAAACAACGCGAGAACAAAAAGAGTAACAAAGATTTGAATTTTTCGCGCTGACATATTCCGACTCGCCTTCTCAAGTCATCCTTTCGGATTCGATTCTGGTTTCAATCCCGGTTCAAAGAAAAAAGAGAATCCAGGAAACGATCAGGGCTCCGAAAGCGAGAATTCCCAGCGAAGTTCGATTCCATTCCCTTCCGTCCAAAATCTTTGCAGTATGATGAAATCCATAGATTAAGTACAAGACGACGGGAAAAAGTTTCCAAATGGGAACGGTTCCCGATTTGAAAAACCGAAGGGCGAGAAGTGAAAGAATCGTCCAAACAAAGAATTCGATCACACCGAAAATCCTTCTCTCCTTGGAAACGACCGGATCAAATTTCGCATAACGTGCGCGATCGATCGGCGAAGGCAAGAGAGAAGGTCCGATATTCGCGGGCCGCCATCCGGGAGCTTTCAGTAGAATCAGGATCTTATCCTTCCATGTTTTCGCCTTTCCGATCAATTCACCAATTTCTTCATACACATGAAGATTCGTGTAAACCGGGTCAAAGGTCTTGACCGGTTTTGTAAGACCGTAGATCGGCTCCTCTTCTTCCCTCGCGAACGATCCGAAAATCCGATCCCAGAAAATCAAAATTCCACCGTGATTCTTATCGATGTATTTCGGATCTCTTCCGTGATGCACTCGATGATGCGAAGGTGTCACCAAAATCTCCTCTAAAAAACCAAGTTTTCCGATAAGACGTGTGTGCACCCAAAACTGATAGATTTTTAGAACTCCGTGTGCTAAAAGAAACGCCTGCCAGGGAACTCCGCAAAAGGCGATCGTCAGATTGAACGCGTATTCGAAAATTCTCTGAAAACTGGATTGCCTGAGCGCGACGGAAAGATTGAATTCTTCACTCGAATGGTGAGTAACGTGACATGCCCATAAAAAATTGATTTCGTGCGTCGCTCGATGAAACCAATAATAAACGAAGTCGACCGCGAGAAATACGAAAATCCAACCTCCGAGATTCTTAAAATCCAAACGGATTCCAGTGTGATCCCACACGATCGGAGGCCCGAGGGGAAGTTCGGGGACTCCGAACAAGGTCTGCAAAGAACAGAATATTCTAAAATTCTCATAGACCCAAAGGGAAACGATCGTAACCAGAATACCGGTCAAAGAAAAAAGGATTCCGGTGCTCAGATCGGCGATCGTATCGTTCCATCGATAGACTTTTTTTCCGGAAACATAGGAATAAAAAACTTCGATTCCGATGAGGACCAGGAAAAATGGAACCGCTAAATCTAGGATCGATCCCTGCATTTTGTTATCCGTTTTGATTTAGGATCTTCGCGATCTTTCGAATGATAAATCGTGGTGTGATTCTTACACTCTGAGCCAGGATTTTATTTAAGGTTCCGGCGACTACGACCGCTTTTCCATTTTTAAGCGCCTTGTATCCGATCTCGGCGACATCCTTTGCGCTCATGATTGGAGCCATCGGGTTATTGAGAAGTTTCGAATTTGTAATTTGAGCCCTTTCGAAAAACTCGGTTTTGGTCGGTCCAGGACAAAGCGTCGTAACCGTAACGCCGTCCTTTCGGACGTCTTCATAGATTCCTTCGGAAAGAGAAAGGACATAGGCCTTGGTCGCATAATAATTCGCCATGTTCGGTCCCGGTTGGAACGCGGCTGTAGAGGCGACGTTGAGAATTTTTCCGGTCTTTCTTTCCACCATTCCCGTAAGAAAAAGATGAGTGAGTTCCGTAAGAGCGGTCACATTGACTTGTATCATCGCGAGTTCTTTTTTGAGATCCATACGATCGAATCTTCCGCTCGTACCGAAACCTGCGTTGTTCACCAATACTTCAACGATCGCCTTCGATTTTTTCGCAAAATCAAAGATCTTCTTCGGTGATTTCGGATCGGCGAGATCGAGAGAAAGTGTATCCACCTTCACCTTGTAAGACGATTCGATTTCCTTTTTAACGGATTTGAGAGTTTTTTCGTTTCTTGCCACAAGAATCAGATCGTATCCGTCCGCCGCGATTAGCTTGCTCAGTTCGTAACCGATTCCCACGGTCCCGCCGGTGATGATTGCCGTTTTTGCCATTTTTAAGAATTCCTTTTGAAGGTCGAAATTAGCTCATCGAAAAATGAGAGAAAGACTTTTTTCGGGGAAAAAGAAAAAGGAGGATTCGGAAAGAAAAAGCCGTCCAAAAATTCCTTTCCTGGACGGCCTTTAACAAATTTAATTCTATCAAGTCATCAAGATTTTGGAGGAAAAATCCCTTGTACTAATTTCAGTACGCTTTCTTGAAAATTCGGTTTAACAGAATCCAAATCTTTCCATGGAATGTAAATACTCGAGATTTTTTCGCTCTCACCACTCTTCACCTCGATTAACTGCAAACGAACACCGACAATCGAACCGGCTTCAAGAGTCGCAGTACTTTTTGTCTCAGTGGTCGATCCGCCACCGTTGTTGTTATCCTTCTGTTGAACAGTAATCGTTTTTTTAAATAGCTCGTTTCCCGGGCTACTGTATGCGAACGGAACCAAAACATATTCGATATTCTTCTTTTTGAGTTCTTCGCGAAGCGCCGGACTCAAAGGAACGAAAGGATTCTTAAATGTCTTTTGAATCTCCGGTGCTAATCTTTTTTCGTCTTTCTCTTCCAGATATTGTACCGAAGGATTGGCCGTAGAAATTGTATTTTTAAGAGACGAATACAACGAGCCTTCTAAGAACATTTTAAAACCTTTCCTCGCAAGAGAATCTTGGAATTGTTTTCTTGGATCAACAGAGATCTCAACAATACCGCCTTTTTTCGGTTTTCCAAGCGCATTCTTCCTTTGATTTTCTAAGAATGGTGTATGGTAAACATCCTCGAGAATGTGATCACTATAGCTCGGTAAGATCAAAAGGATTTTTGATCCGTCGATTTCTTTGCCCTCTGGAAGGTAATTTGCTTCGTAATAATAAAACGTCTTACAATTTGTAAGAATCAAAAATACAAATCCGAGCAATATGCTTAAATGCTGATTTAATTTCATCTTAGTTCTCCAAAACCTGACTAATCATCGAGTCAATTTGTATGTTAGAATCTTCGACTCCACCGTTGCCTAAGACGCTACGAATAGTCCGTATGTTTTTTCCGGTTTTTAGATCCACTACGAAATAAGTCATATTATAACTTTCTAATACTTTTTTTCCTAAGAAAACAGGAAAGACAACGATATAAATGTCCGTGACCGTGACGTGCGGTCTATAATCCAAAAGAACTGGAAGAATTGCATAGTCTTGTTTTAATTTCAGACTTTTAAAATCGCCTTCCAATCCCTTCAAATCGCTAACAAAGAAATCGTCGTCCGTTTCGATTGGCTGTGGAACCGTAGCGGCATTCGCCAAGGCGCCATCATTCATGGCTTTTACAAATTGTGCTTGTAAAAGTTCCTTACCCGATGCCAATACAATCCGTTCCGTTTTTTCTCTTTCCCAAACAGAAGTATATATTTTCGACAACGATTTAGTAAAAGAAACATCCGTGAGAGATTTTTTGATATCGGAAGGTGTTGCCTGGATGAAGTTCGGATTCGTGACTTTCATAGAGTCGAAGCGACCATCGATTTGGCTACTAATGGCGGCTACCGGATAAACAGTCAATGTCGGTAGAATAGCCCATTTTTTGGTTTTCAATTCATTCATCTTAGGACTTGGAGCGGACGAATACACCCTCGCACGATAAGGCATGTCTACGCAGGTTGTCGTCCAAAAAAGAACGCTCAGTAGAATCAGGAAAAGTTGAGTCTTGTGTTTCATATCAGTTTGCCGCCTTTGCGTTGATCAATCCGTTGACCAAAACGGATGCAAGTTTTCTACCTCTTCCCGGACCGCTTACGGGAGAATCTTCAGAAGAAATAAATTCTTGGAAGAGAAGTTCGGAAGATTTCAATTCAATAACGGAAGCAGAATGAAAAATACCTCTTCCGTTCCCCATCGTATTCGAAAAATAAGCACCGGAAGAAAGCACCAACAATGTATCCACAAGAGGAAATGCACCCTCATCCGAATATACTACAATTGCGTATTTAGTCCCAAGACTTTCGGATAATTTAGCAAGCAATGCCGGATTCGCTTTGAGAGCGATCGGATCATGGAGATTGATATTCGCGAGTTCAGGATCCAATTTCAGTTCTTGAATTTTGTTACGGCTTTCGCGAAAGGAAACGATTTCCAGACCTTTGATGTCTTTGAGTTCGTTTTCAAATTCGGTTAAGAAAATTTTTTCATCAATATATCCATACTTTTTCACTGCGTGATTTTCATGAATAAGAGCCACCTTACCTTCAATAGAGAGAGTCGGTTGCGGTTTATACTGTTTTCCTATCCTAAAGCGATAGCAATTTCCAAAAAATGTCGCTATCACAAGGATCGGAATCAGAACTTGGTATGTGTTTTTTAATTTCATACAATCCTTCGATTCAAAATGAGTTTTTTCTAAATAAGAAGCCCTTAACAAATTTGAACACCTTTTTTTGCCACAAAAACC
This window of the Leptospira stimsonii genome carries:
- a CDS encoding LIC_11366 family protein, with the translated sequence MRATSKIFGISFRVLLFFPFALSLWLSPSSLEAQNSYPKTKEYANKPQIELESEEKLYWELGLRAGFGYKGEDRLNSYLRGFTDTYDPRVLSKTKLDPPKYVAQGEIFLRRKIGAESKVGFIGGYREWQKFGLKQLSSEPFYTDLSFKLSNPYFLLMYWEEWNYKRWTFEGGLGVGMSQVYWDSTGYGTSGKEYFKQEGSLTGTGIEFRAEGALSRKVTDSTSLQLGLALSWINIPSLTGNFNGETASFYLREDGRVTPLTESTNQTAIFATHQFSRKLEFQALTTTLFFGVAQKF
- a CDS encoding 7TM diverse intracellular signaling domain-containing protein, which gives rise to MSARKIQIFVTLFVLALFSFPVFGIDLVHLKDSPIDREESLEYFVDENGGLSFSQIRDLAGKGKFTVSNISSFGYTNASVWVRIRVENSSNLPIRWIVEYPFPNVDLVEYYDEKKGESPFYRAGNSFPFTVRPIQNRIAAFPSVGLPHSKKDIFIKIRSASRVQIAFRYYGALLYYKKVIHEQLFFGLFFGSMLILVFYNFLLYIYTKERNYFFFSIYILGFSFFQFVLEGFGFQILWPNAVGWTGPSIPFFFLICLSLMCLFANAYLDLKNRSKSSYRFFRISQFLFLGFALISLWIPARFSIFFAMVLSCICVILLFVNGVRSVFWNQGSAFYFLSAWGILGTGAILSLFAQNGWMPNWNFRFWIVELASIFHVVLMGLGLADRVKLLSRVLSSKIEELESTKLVAEHSEKRFRNLFEESEEFLFTMDTDGKIRNANKSLGRLLGFDPEEVIGWDFLDLIYVQSGVETSFPKILAQEKIDELLRRGKSSEFAVEFRQKYVLEPRQIRVRLQLLDLGEKKGILGKAYELNEDILSKFIVSESMHFTLNNYLRNADLLSRLLTVNLSSFVGTEIVIAIRTCIREIIINSIEHGNLAISFDEKTEALAQGRYLEFIQERQKEPFYNYRTVKVSYSLNARRIGFLITDEGEGFDYKKILNLDIEKLNETSLTHGRGIVMTRRVFDIIKFNEKGNKVLLIKYLKKPLRYKREKTSFDV
- a CDS encoding sterol desaturase family protein; translation: MQGSILDLAVPFFLVLIGIEVFYSYVSGKKVYRWNDTIADLSTGILFSLTGILVTIVSLWVYENFRIFCSLQTLFGVPELPLGPPIVWDHTGIRLDFKNLGGWIFVFLAVDFVYYWFHRATHEINFLWACHVTHHSSEEFNLSVALRQSSFQRIFEYAFNLTIAFCGVPWQAFLLAHGVLKIYQFWVHTRLIGKLGFLEEILVTPSHHRVHHGRDPKYIDKNHGGILIFWDRIFGSFAREEEEPIYGLTKPVKTFDPVYTNLHVYEEIGELIGKAKTWKDKILILLKAPGWRPANIGPSLLPSPIDRARYAKFDPVVSKERRIFGVIEFFVWTILSLLALRFFKSGTVPIWKLFPVVLYLIYGFHHTAKILDGREWNRTSLGILAFGALIVSWILFFL
- a CDS encoding SDR family NAD(P)-dependent oxidoreductase, which encodes MAKTAIITGGTVGIGYELSKLIAADGYDLILVARNEKTLKSVKKEIESSYKVKVDTLSLDLADPKSPKKIFDFAKKSKAIVEVLVNNAGFGTSGRFDRMDLKKELAMIQVNVTALTELTHLFLTGMVERKTGKILNVASTAAFQPGPNMANYYATKAYVLSLSEGIYEDVRKDGVTVTTLCPGPTKTEFFERAQITNSKLLNNPMAPIMSAKDVAEIGYKALKNGKAVVVAGTLNKILAQSVRITPRFIIRKIAKILNQNG